Proteins from a single region of Candidatus Cloacimonadota bacterium:
- a CDS encoding GIY-YIG nuclease family protein, with product MFAVYVLYSRKYDKIYIGFTSNLEQRLISHNKLSNKGWTPKYRPWKLILKEEFPDKKSAMKRERELKSHKGRDFIRNLILEK from the coding sequence ATGTTTGCAGTTTATGTCCTTTACTCTCGGAAATATGATAAAATTTATATCGGATTTACATCGAATCTTGAACAACGATTGATTTCACATAATAAATTATCTAATAAAGGTTGGACACCTAAATATAGACCTTGGAAGTTGATTTTGAAAGAGGAGTTTCCAGATAAAAAGTCGGCTATGAAACGCGAAAGAGAACTAAAATCACATAAGGGTAGAGATTTTATCAGGAATTTAATTTTGGAAAAATGA